GTGACTGGGTCCCTTGTTTTGTGTTTGGGGTGAACCCCGAGTTGTGCTGGTGCTTGGATTCCAGGGGACAGTCTCTTTGTCTAGCTCACGTGGTGGGACTCCTCGGCCCCCACCTCGAGCTAGGGTTTGTCCTGGCAGCTGCTCTGGGGCTCCCGTGTTGTATGACGACTCACTCCACTGTCACAGAGAAGTAGAACGGCGTCTTAGTGGAACGGGGCTCCATGTTGCCAGCAAGAAGGAAGCATCTTCTTCTGAGGTTCGTGTTTTGGAGAGAGAAAGTGACAAAAGTCCAATGGCAGGTGTAGGTGCGTAGAGcccctgcccttcctctgccttcagcAGCCGAGGGCTGGGCCCCACCGTCTCATGCCGCCTGAGGTTGCAGAGTGGTCAGATCTCGTGTTATCTTGGAGTTGGCGATGAGAATTGTGGGATTTTGAGCAAGACAAGAAAGGGGgctgatgtttttaaaagacttcaAAGGAAAAACGTCTTCAGCATGACCAAAAGAGACTTGTGTCCCATTTTCAGAATGTTCTGGGTAATTTAAGTGTTACTGTGTTTACATTAGTTCCTCTTCTTCAGGAAAAGCAATTAAATAAACCTTGTCTTAGCTGGCAACCCCAGCTTCCGGTCACCAGAGCCAAGATCAGGGAAGTGAGCGAAGGGCCTCTAAGAGAAAACAGGCTCGGTCAACCAGCCCTGTGTGGCTGTGTGAGGCCAGCTTATGAAGATGTGGGCAGCCCCTGGCCTTCAGGGAGCTTCCAGTGTACTAGGGTGAGGTGGGTGcagaaaagacaagaggaaatcgCTGATTCGGAGAAAAAGCCCAGGGTGGTGGCTGCAGATGACGAGTAGGGGACTTAAGGGGTACCAAGAACAGTGACGGTTGGTTAGAGAATTGGAAGGGCTTTGTGGGGCCAGAGAGGGTCTGAGCCAAAGCTTGCGGCAGAAAGGGTGTCCTGAGGTGGAGAGTGGACAGCAGCAAGGCGGGCTGGAGGCCCAGTGGGTGCGCTCAGGCCTGACAAGCGTGCAGCCAGGCTGCAGATCCAGATCGCAGGGCACGCAGCGGGGAGCCTTGTTAGCTGAGACCCATGCGGCGCAGTGTTGGGGGGCATTGGGCGGAGCTCAGCCACCAGGGGGCTCAGCAAGGCCCTGGTTTAGGTGAGCTGTGTCCCGGAAACAGTAAGGGTGGCAGTGTCCTGGCCACTCAGCCTCAAGCAGAGAGCTGAGGCAGCGGGGGTTTCACGCAGTTTGGAGCCAGCCTTCTGCTTCTGGAGAGTAGCCCTGAGCCCCCTTCTTGGTATTTTTCACTGTCTTCAGGTTTCTAATACGTTTGGTTATCAGGTTTCCTGACCTGCAGCAAAGTAGGAGGGGCCGCTGCTCCTGGAAGCAGGCACAGGCGCCACAAGAAGTGACTATGAAAGAGGTGGCAGAGAAGCctgaagagcagagaggagcagtGGAAGGGGCCTCCGAGATAGCAGTCTCAGCCCCAGTGACTAATTCCTTTAGGTCTGATTCGTTGGATTTAAGAAAGcagcaactgaaaaaaaaaaagaatcagaaactaTGTGAAACGTGTTAGGAAAGTTTTCCTTATAAATGGTTCTAGTCAGATTGATTTTTGCACTCGGTGGGGAGCCAGTTCAGGGGCGGAGGGGACCCCCAGGGATGCCAGATGGATGAGGTGTGACCGCCCCTGCTAATGGACCGTGAACGGTACCGGAACTTTTAACGGGGCTCGAAAATTGAAAGTGGTGAAAAGCCAAACTTGGGGTGTTAACTATTTATCATTTCCTGATTTCAGCCACATTGTAAATCACCTCGTGAGGGCAAAGTGCAAAGAGGTGACTCTGCACAAGGATGGGCCGCTGGGGGAGACAGTCCTGGAGTGTTACAACTGTGGCTGCCGCAACGTCTTCCTCCTTGGCTTCATCCCCGCCAAGGCCGACTCCGTGGTGGTGCTGCTGTGCAGGTGAGGCCGGGACCAAGTTCCCGGGGACCACCTCTCAGCCCGGCTGCTGACCCGGTGGAGCTTTAAAATGCTTGAAAATGGTTCCTGCCGCCTGGCGAGGTGTGAGGACATCAGGGGATTGGGGCCTATTAGAGAGCTAGGAGTGTCCAGTGACTCTTTTGGGGTGTGTGCTGGTTAAATCATAGAAACAATTCTGTAAATACAAAATCTGTTCTGAGTTTTAATTAAGAGTTCAGAGCCCAAGTGTGGGGAGATGCAGTTTATTACTAAGAACTTAAAGGTAATATGACAATAAAATGTAGGGACAACACTTGGGGTGAAGGGTTAAGCCTTGGGGGTCAGAGGTCATGCTCACCTGGTCTCTCCCCACCCTTGGGGCATCTGCAGGCAGCCCTGTGCCAGCCAAAGCAGCCTTAAGGACATCAACTGGGACAGCTCGCAGTGGCAGCCCCTGATCCAGGACCGCTGCTTCCTGTCTTGGCTGGTCAAGATCCCTTCTGAGCAGGAGCAGCTGCGGGCTCGGCAGATCACTGCCCAGCAGATCAACAAGCTGGAGGAGCTCTGGAAGGTGAGGGCCTGCTGAGAATGCAAATCCACACAGCCCCGGTTTCTGGCTCACGGCAGGGAGAGGAGTGGAGCGGAGTGTCTTCAGAAACACGAGATGCTGGGGGACACTCAGCCTCTACCTGGAGTGGCCCCTTGCCAGGAGCATGGGTGCCGCGGACGCCTCCCACCAGGCCTTTGGGAAAGGAAAGCTCTAGTCGTTGGAATTATTCTCTTGCTGAGGGCGAGGGTGggtggtgggaaggaggagggcaggaacTGGCCTTGGGCAGCTGTGGGTGGACACATCAGAAGGAGTCTGGGCCTGAGGAGCCAGACAGGACTGTGAGGGCACTTTAGAACCTCCTCAGGCCTGTCATGTGTGTGAGCCAAGGCCACACTAGGTTGGGGATGAGTGCTCAGTGGGAAAGGGCTCAGGGTCTCAAAGGTGGGAGACTTGGGGCCCAGAGCAGCCCCGTGAGTGAAGGGGAGAGGTGCTCCCGGCTCACGTAGTGGGTTTCCCACCCTGTCCAGCAGACACAGTTCTCCATGGAAGCCCTTCAGAGAAAAGGGCATGGCACCTGTCGGCACAGCATAGGGttaggaggaaatggggaggcGAGCCTCCCCCTCTGTTTACACAGCCAGAGAAACCAGTGGTCTCTGTGGGAGCCTGGACAGAGTGTCCTGTCTCCCAGTTCAGTACTGGGCGTTTGGTGGAGAACACACCCATTTGATGGTAGAGGTGTATTGGGCTGTGTACCTGGGGTATTTTCACCAAGATTCATCCCGTTGGTGTAACCCCATAGGGGAGGGTCGGGAGCGGCAGCTGGGGCATGAGCATGATCCACTTCCCCACACGAGGGCTCTCCTTGTGGGGTAGACACCCTTGGCCCCTGGGTGCCCTTCTCCAGGTCAGCCCAGCGTTGGCTCGTTCTAAGAAGCGATGAGTGTGCCCTGTCCATCTGGTGACTGGTGAACTCACATAGAGTTCACATTGAATATCGGTGAGAACAGGGACATGATGCAGGTTCTTGTCTTCTAGGAAAATCCTTCCGCCACCTTAGAGGACTTGGAGAAGCCAGGGGTGGACGAGGAGCCGCAGCACGTCCTCCTGCGGTACGAGGACGCCTACCAGTACCAGAACATCTTTGGCCCTCTGGTCAAGCTGGAGGCTGACTATGACAAGAAACTGAAAGAGTCCCAGGTGATGtgtgtgggggttgggggtgggggggggtcgGTTGTTTTAACAAAGCCTGTCTCCCAAGGTCTGGGGAGGGCAGTTTTCTCTGCAGGCTGTGGACGCTGCCATGGGCCAAGCACAGTGCCCAGGGAGATGGACCCTCGGATTGAGGGCAGGCAAAGGAGCAACCTGTGGGCAGACGGCCCTTCACTCGGAGCAAAACACTGGCCTCAGCgttttctgattttaaatccAACAAAAATTCTTCACAGTCAGGTTGCCAGCCCTTGCCCACAGCCACGAAAGTCAGACCTGAGGAGCCCGTGGCACACCAAGGGCGCTCCTTGTGCCAGTCTCACCAAGAGTGTGTCTGGAAAGCAGGAGTTCCGAGGCTCACGGGCCGTGTCCTCAGTCgttggcttccttctcttcctccacagaCCTCCAAGAGCAGATGGCATGTGGGGGTCTCCTGGTCATCTTATGTGGGTTCTGGGGCTCCTAATGGTTTCTCTCCCAGATATGCCCTTGTTGGTGTTTCAGGCTGTGGGGTGCTGCTTGCTGCACCCCAACATCATGGCTGGTGAGGTTCTCCATAGGGCGCATGCCTGTGGAAACCCAGACACGAGGAGTCCAGGCGTGTCTGTGTTACAGGCTAATGGGGCTCTTATTTTTCGTGTGCTCAGACTCAAGATAACATCACGGTCAGGTGGGACCTGGGCCTTAACAAGAAGAGAATCGCCTACTTCACTTTGCCCAAGACTGACTCTGGTAATGAGGATTTAGTCATAATTTGGTTAAGAGgtgattttaagttttaaaatatttgtgactATAAGTAGCATAAAATTCCTAGTTTTGCCCTTGTAAAGTGTCCCTTAATTTGAATCTTCATGGTGGCAGTCTCGGCATGTGTTGAAAACGCTGACTTTTTcttgctgtcttctccctgtaaGACATGCGGCTCATGCAGGGGGATGAGATATGCCTGCGGTACAAAGGGGACCTGGCGCCCCTGTGGAAAGGGATCGGCCACGTCATCAAGGTCCCTGATAGTATCCTTTGTGTCAAGAAGGGCTAGCCAGCAGCAGGAGAGGCCAGTCGGGAGGACACGAGGCGGGAGGGCCGTGGGTGGGTGCGCGTGGCTATGTCAGATCTCAGCTGGATGCGGGGGCTGGTTGGCACAACCCTTCACTGCTCTTAGGAAAATTCCAGGACTTGAGCCTTGGCTGGGAAAGGTACTTGTATGGTTACTTCCTTTCTGCCGAATGATGCATTGATGAGGGTGACCCAGAGTGTGTGTGATCAGGAGTAGCCTCTGCTCTCAGGGAGGGCTCCTGCCATGTCCGGCTCCTAAGTCTGATTCTCCAAGGTTAGTTTGTCTCTGAAGAACCTCACCTGGAAGCTCATGCGTAGGCGTGGGGAGTTGAGAAGTCTGGGGTTGTGTGCAGGTACCCAGAGTGCACACATCTGTTCATGGGCCTGAGAGCAGACATGCTGTGACCTTGGGTGGTCCCATATGCTGGCCAGGGTGGCTGGACTGATAGCGTCCACATGGCACAAGCACTGTTGGATGCAGCGGCATAGGGGGCGTGCTGATGGAAGAGACTTCCTGGGAGAAGGGGCGAGAGCCAGAAGGAACCTCGGCCCTGGCAGGTTGACCTCAGCCTTCTTCCCTTGGTGGGCTAACAGTGCTGGGGCTTGACCCCACAGCTGCTCTCTGCCCGGGTCTCTGTTGAGCTCAACCTGAGCATAGGAGACTTGCCTGTGGGTCCCCTCGGAGACCAGTTTTGGGGCCATGGATGGAGGAAAGGGTGTTGTGCATGGCAGCCTGGGGATGTACTGGGCTGGCGTGGCCTCTTTGAGTAGTGTTTGTCTCAGGTCCTGAGCCCTTTCTTCGGTTGGACTCTGAGGGCACCCCTTTGTATAAACTGAAAGAAGAACTGCTTTACCTGTGACTGAGGTGCTCCCAGCTCTACATCCAAGGGCTCTGCAGAAGCTTACAGTCAGAACCCAGGCCCTGGACGTGGCTGCTTCATGCAGGGCTCCGGGTGATGCCTGGGGGCTCACGGGAATGGTGTGGGGCAGGCTGCGGTGGGCCTGGGCACCATGGGCAGAATCACAGGGAGAACGTGGGTCTCACTGGCTGCGCTTTTAGCTTTTGGCACAGAGGAGGGGTCTGTCTATCTCTTCAGTAACTGAGTGAGGGCTCCTCAGAAAGGTAAGCCTGGCCTTGGTAAGAATGACACTTAACTCAGGCACAGATTATGGCGATGAGATTGCCATTGAGCTGCGGAGCAGTGTGGGTGCACCCGTGGAGGTGACTCATAACTTCCAGGTGGATTTCGTGTGGAAGTCAACCTCGTTTGACAGGTACATCTGTCTTCCCCCAGGGGCACTGCTTCATCTGCTCTGTAGTCACCTGCTCTTGGCATGGCTACCACCTCTACCTTCCAGATGATTCTCTGCATCACAGAAGGGCGGGTCTCTGCTGTGGCTCCGCAGTGGTGCATGTTCCTGACCTGGAGCTTTCTTTGTAGGATGCAAAGTGCATTGAAAACCTTTGCTGTGGACGAGACGTCCGTGTCAGGCTACATCTACCACAAACTGCTCGGCCATGAGGTGGAGGATGTGATCATCAAATGCCAGCTGCCAAAGCGCTTCACGGCACAGGGGCTccctgaccttaaccactcgcaGGTTCTCACCTGTCCTGGGGGCCGAATGGGCCTGCGCCACAGAGCCCGCGGGGTGGGCAGCACCCCGGGGCATCTATACCCTTAATTGCCTCTTGTGCTTGATTGAAGGTTTACGCTGTAAAGACTGTGCTGCAGAGGCCGCTGAGCCTGATCCAGGGACCACCTGGCACGGGGAAGACTGTGACCTCGGCCACCATCGTCTATCACCTTGCTCGACAAGGCAACGGGTAGGGCTCAGCAGGGCCCTGGTGGTGAGAGAGGAGGCCTGCCTGCCAGGCCATCGCGGGCGTGCTAGTGTCTCTGGGGCCGGGTTTCCCAGCTTCTGCGTTGTACATCATTTGTGTTAGATCTGGCCTCTGGTTGCTTTTAACAAGCATGCCTGCTATTCTGGTAAAGGCAGCACTGAGCTGGTGCGTTGTGGCTTGTCCTGTGCCTGGGCACATCTCGGAGCTTAGAAAGTCTTCATAGTACACACAGGAGGGTGATGATGTGGGACTCAGTCACTAACAGTTCTTTGCGTGAGTGGAGTGAAAACTGGGCAGGGGACAGGAAGCTCCAGCCCCACTAAGTTCTAGCTCCTTCAGCATTGTGTCATTCCTGGCTTTAGTCTTAGACGGTGCGCTGGCGCCACTGCCTGTGATTCAAAGCAGTAGTCTTGGTTAATTAGCATTTCCTGAACTTCCTCTGGTGAGCACTGAGACGTGCACTCACGTTGTGTTGAAGGCCTGTGCTCGTCTGTGCTCCGAGTAACATAGCCGTGGATCAGCTGACCGAGAAGATCCATCAGACTGGGCTGAAAGTCGTGCGGCTGTGTGCCAAGAGCCGTGAGGCTATCGACTCCCCGGTGTCGTTCCTCGCCCTGCACAACCAGATCAGGAACATGGATAGGTGGGTGTCCGGTAACCAGCCTCAAGCCTGTTCGTGTTGGTCAGTTCAGCCCATGGCGCTGTGCGGGAGCCTGGCAGCCCTCCGCTCCTACGCCTGCTGACGTGTCCCTGTGCTTGCAGCATGCCGGAGCTCCAGAAGCTGCAGCAGCTGAAGGATGAGACTGGGGAGCTGTCGTCTGCAGACGAGAAGCGGTACCGGGCCCTGAAGCGCACTGCCGAGAGGGAGCTGCTTATGGTGAGCTACCTGGTGTACTGTCCAGGAAACGGGCCTGGGGCCTTTGGGTTGTGGTTGGTTTGTTTTGGCCAGAGGACCTGTTTGGATATGGTCAGCGTATGATGGCCCCTTCAGTTGcttgttattttgcttttgagAAGAGAACTTGGATGCCTCCTTTATTTGACTCCTTTGTGGTCAAGAAATTAGAGATACCTGGGTACCTGAAACATAATTTTGGAGGTAGTTTCTACTTCCTGCCAGCCTCCCTGCTGCTGGGAGCTGCAGTGGGTGTGGGACATTCTCTCCTGTCTTTCATACCCAACCACCCAGAAGTGGATTTCAGTCTGGGGATGGGATTCCCAGCTCAGCACTGCCCCTCAGAGGCAGTCTTGAGGCAGTCAGCCATTTCTGTGCTGAGAGGTTTTCTCCAATGAAGCACTGCCACTTAGGACTCAAAAGTTAATGTTGCCACAGCCTGGATATAGATGTCGTCAGAGAGCAGCAGCTTGCTTCCACAGTTATCAGGGAGGGTGTGGATCGGAATAGTGCCTGCATCCTGTTGTGTCTGCCCCTTGGGGTCTGGTAACGTTCACCTGCAGGGGCCCGACGCCTGGCATACTCTCTTCCCCAGAACGCAGATGTCATCTGCTGCACGTGTGTGGGTGCAGGCGACCCGAGGCTTGCCAAGATGCAGTTCCGGTCCATTTTAATCGATGAAAGCACCCAGGCCACCGAACCAGAGTGCATGGTCCCTGTGGTCCTCGGAGCCAAGCAGGTGGGCCGTGTTGCATCTGCTGTAGTCTCATTTGAAAACTGGcctgcattttcttttgttctgtgtAATTTTAATCtggaagtttgttttttaaaatgtcctaTAATGCTGTGTGACGCCCTGGTAGAGCACAGAGGGATGGACAGCCAGCCTTTTGAGGGGGCCTTTGAAAGGTGGGCGCCACACAGAGTGCCTCTCCATGTGGCTCCTGAGTGTGAGTCTGTGTTTGGTGTACGTGGTGAGCGATTCTCCCAACCCAGTCCATGTCTTATCTCTTGAGTTCACGTGGCTGGGTGATTATACGGACGAAGGGCCCCTGTGGCCCCCGTGAGTGGGTATCTAGGCTGTTTGGTGCTTGAGCTTCTCACCTGTGTGGGCTTCTTACTGCAGCTGATCCTTGTGGGCGACCACTGCCAGCTGGGCCCTGTTGTGATGTGCAAGAAGGCCGCCAAGGCCGGGTTGTCCCAGTCGCTCTTCGAACGCCTGGTGGTGCTGGGCATCCGTCCCATCCGCCTCCAGGTCCAGTATCGGATGCACCCTGCGCTCAGTGCCTTCCCGTCCAACATCTTCTACGAGGGCTCTCTTCAGAACGGCGTCACTGCAGGTAACGCTCAGGCCAGAGGGGGTGCCTGGGGAGATAACACCTGCTGTCACTGCCTTCCTCAGTGGCCTTATGTAGTGACCACTTGTGTCTAGGGGATGCCTGGAGAGATGCTGTGGTCAGTGGGACAGGATGTCCACTTTGGAATGTGGGACGTCCTTGGGTTGTGGGTGAGGAGGAGCCCACATCCTCCTAAAACTCAGAGTCGCCACACAAGAATTCACTCCAGGGGCTTGTCACACACAGTGGCACACACAATGGCAGGCAGCAGAGCTGAGCACCCCTTCCCGTCCCTCCTCTCAGTAGTTTTCAAAGCTTGGGCCCTGGGAGTCTGCAAGACCGAGGTCAAAGTTACTTTCATAGTAGCCCTGAGGCGTCGTGTGCCCCTTCCTTGTGCTGACACGCATGCCAATGGTGCAGAAGCAACACTGGGGCCTGGCTGGTGCCTTGGTGCAAGTCGGGAAGGTGCTGCCTGAATGCCATGCGTCGTCACTGCCACATGCACTTGGCCAGCACCATGCGATGCAGAAGTAAAGAGCAGCTGTTTAACTAAATTCCTGAGTGCACACGTTTATGGGGCTGCCTATGCTGAGATAGGAAATTCTAAGACACTTGGCAGGTGCCTGAAGAAAGGACCCGTGGACATGTTTGGTCATTCCAACTGGGGGTTGGCAGGCATTTTCTGAACATGATTGAAGCAAGCATGTGCCTTCAAGGAAAACTGACAGTATTTGTCACCTATGGTAAAATCTGAGGGttcaaatgaaaattagaattttggaaaactcatGACCCCCAGCATGAGCTGACTGAGTCTTCCAAGTGCTGAGCGGCTTTTCTGATGAGATCCGTAGTGGTGACGTGTGTCTGAGGTGTGTTAGCCTTTGGAAGCTCTGCTTGACTCGGCGACACTTCCCATTCCAATGGACAGTGAGGCTGCCACCAAGCCACTCGGGTCTAAGGCCGTGTGGGCACAGGGCAGAGTAGAGCTGACTCTTCAGGGTGACCTCCTGTCCGCTTTTGGTGTAGAATCGGGCAGAATTCCACAGTGAGGGGCAAGGCGATGGAACGCTCTGCCCTCGTCCAACCGCGTGTGTCTGGGAGGCCGGCCACCTGTGAGGACTCTCAGGACCGACCGCGGGCAGAAGCAGAGTGAGCCAGAGAGTGAAGCAGGTTGCAAAAATGTGCTAAATACctgttttaatggaaaatatagttagttttcattcaaaactatttttaagttaatatttaaatgaattaatgaatgtttTGTTTCTGAGTCTTACAATACAGTGTATGTCAGTAGATGGAGTCCACAGAAACAGTAGCTGTCTGGCCTCGTCTGGTTTCAGGAGTGTGAGGGGTCCCGAGAAGAgtgtttgagaactgctgactTAGCGTCTTGTTGATGCCAACAGCCGCCGCGCTGGCCTTGTGGGGCTCACTCTGAGGCTGAGGGCGTGCCTGTGCAGGGCCCTTCCGCTGCTGCGTGCTGCGGTCCTAGGGGCCGCTGCCAGTGTTACCATCACCGCAACACTTAGGCTCTGCCGGTCCCTTGAGCAAGGGGGTTAGGAAGGGCCAGGCCACAGAAGCTTGGTGATGGTTCTCTGTCGCCATTGACACTCATTGGGAAAGCCACTGCTCAGCACTGTTTCAGACCCTCCTCCACAGCGTCAGCTCCCTAGGGCAGGGCCCGTGGTGGTGGTTCAGTGCTGTGTCATCACGGCCCAGCACGTGGTCAGCACCCAAAACTGTATCTGTAAACATTCTTT
The window above is part of the Equus przewalskii isolate Varuska chromosome 20, EquPr2, whole genome shotgun sequence genome. Proteins encoded here:
- the UPF1 gene encoding regulator of nonsense transcripts 1 isoform X2; translated protein: MSVEAYGPSSQTLTFLDTEEAELLGADTQGSEFEFTDFTLPSQTQTPPGGPGGGGAGGPVGVGAGAAAGQLDAQVGGPEGILQNGAVDDSVAKTSQLLAELNFEEDEEDTYYTKDLPVHACSYCGIHDPACVVYCNTSKKWFCNGRGNTSGSHIVNHLVRAKCKEVTLHKDGPLGETVLECYNCGCRNVFLLGFIPAKADSVVVLLCRQPCASQSSLKDINWDSSQWQPLIQDRCFLSWLVKIPSEQEQLRARQITAQQINKLEELWKENPSATLEDLEKPGVDEEPQHVLLRYEDAYQYQNIFGPLVKLEADYDKKLKESQTQDNITVRWDLGLNKKRIAYFTLPKTDSDMRLMQGDEICLRYKGDLAPLWKGIGHVIKVPDNYGDEIAIELRSSVGAPVEVTHNFQVDFVWKSTSFDRMQSALKTFAVDETSVSGYIYHKLLGHEVEDVIIKCQLPKRFTAQGLPDLNHSQVYAVKTVLQRPLSLIQGPPGTGKTVTSATIVYHLARQGNGPVLVCAPSNIAVDQLTEKIHQTGLKVVRLCAKSREAIDSPVSFLALHNQIRNMDSMPELQKLQQLKDETGELSSADEKRYRALKRTAERELLMNADVICCTCVGAGDPRLAKMQFRSILIDESTQATEPECMVPVVLGAKQLILVGDHCQLGPVVMCKKAAKAGLSQSLFERLVVLGIRPIRLQVQYRMHPALSAFPSNIFYEGSLQNGVTAADRVKKGFDFQWPQPDKPMFFYVTQGQEEIASSGTSYLNRTEAANVEKITTKLLKAGAKPDQIGIITPYEGQRSYLVQYMQFSGSLHTKLYQEVEIASVDAFQGREKDFIILSCVRANEHQGIGFLNDPRRLNVALTRARYGVIIVGNPKALSKQPLWNHLLNYYKEQKVLVEGPLNNLRESLMQFSKPRKLVNTINPGARFMTTAMYDAREAIIPGSVYDRSSQGRPSNMYFQTHDQIGMISAGPSHVAAMNIPIPFNLVMPPMPPPGYFGQANGPAAGRGTPKGKTGRGGRQKNRFGLPGPSQTTLPNSQASQDVASQPFSQGALTQGYISMSQPSQMSQPGLSQPELSQDSYLGDEFKSQIDVALSQDSTYQGERAYQHGGVTGLSQY
- the UPF1 gene encoding regulator of nonsense transcripts 1 isoform X1, with protein sequence MSVEAYGPSSQTLTFLDTEEAELLGADTQGSEFEFTDFTLPSQTQTPPGGPGGGGAGGPVGVGAGAAAGQLDAQVGGPEGILQNGAVDDSVAKTSQLLAELNFEEDEEDTYYTKDLPVHACSYCGIHDPACVVYCNTSKKWFCNGRGNTSGSHIVNHLVRAKCKEVTLHKDGPLGETVLECYNCGCRNVFLLGFIPAKADSVVVLLCRQPCASQSSLKDINWDSSQWQPLIQDRCFLSWLVKIPSEQEQLRARQITAQQINKLEELWKENPSATLEDLEKPGVDEEPQHVLLRYEDAYQYQNIFGPLVKLEADYDKKLKESQTQDNITVRWDLGLNKKRIAYFTLPKTDSGNEDLVIIWLRDMRLMQGDEICLRYKGDLAPLWKGIGHVIKVPDNYGDEIAIELRSSVGAPVEVTHNFQVDFVWKSTSFDRMQSALKTFAVDETSVSGYIYHKLLGHEVEDVIIKCQLPKRFTAQGLPDLNHSQVYAVKTVLQRPLSLIQGPPGTGKTVTSATIVYHLARQGNGPVLVCAPSNIAVDQLTEKIHQTGLKVVRLCAKSREAIDSPVSFLALHNQIRNMDSMPELQKLQQLKDETGELSSADEKRYRALKRTAERELLMNADVICCTCVGAGDPRLAKMQFRSILIDESTQATEPECMVPVVLGAKQLILVGDHCQLGPVVMCKKAAKAGLSQSLFERLVVLGIRPIRLQVQYRMHPALSAFPSNIFYEGSLQNGVTAADRVKKGFDFQWPQPDKPMFFYVTQGQEEIASSGTSYLNRTEAANVEKITTKLLKAGAKPDQIGIITPYEGQRSYLVQYMQFSGSLHTKLYQEVEIASVDAFQGREKDFIILSCVRANEHQGIGFLNDPRRLNVALTRARYGVIIVGNPKALSKQPLWNHLLNYYKEQKVLVEGPLNNLRESLMQFSKPRKLVNTINPGARFMTTAMYDAREAIIPGSVYDRSSQGRPSNMYFQTHDQIGMISAGPSHVAAMNIPIPFNLVMPPMPPPGYFGQANGPAAGRGTPKGKTGRGGRQKNRFGLPGPSQTTLPNSQASQDVASQPFSQGALTQGYISMSQPSQMSQPGLSQPELSQDSYLGDEFKSQIDVALSQDSTYQGERAYQHGGVTGLSQY